The Triticum aestivum cultivar Chinese Spring unplaced genomic scaffold, IWGSC CS RefSeq v2.1 scaffold161348, whole genome shotgun sequence nucleotide sequence TTCTGCTCACTTCTTTTTTCATTTCCTTTTCCCCAGCTGCGCTGCCGCCGATGCGCTATACTTGTGTCTAAATCTTCCACTGAAACCTGTATTTGCAAAAGTTTTGAACCTGGAATTGCCATATATATACATTCTAGCTATCTATATCATAAATTAATTCTGGGATTGATATAATTCTTGGCTACATTTTAGAATGGTGGTTATCTAAGTCTGAGCTACCCTGCACGGGGCATATCTGCAATGGGCTGCCTgattgaaattgatataaagatcaagGGCAAGGATGTTGACAAAGATTTGTCGATTATTGATGGATCTGTGAAAGCCTTTGGGCAGTTTGACTCGAGGACTGCTAACCATGTTGATAACGTCAATGGTAAAATTATATTCAAGACATATGTTGTTCGTAAAGGTGTCGAGGCAACTATAGACCTCGAGTTTGTGGAGGTGCCAATAGGCGGCTTCAATGTGCGGATGCGTGGTAAAACTGTCCGTGGTAAAGCTGTTTACTCCTTTATCACTGAGTGTTGTGATGATGACAGTTTTATAGCTTCACCTGGGAAGCATAATAAGAAGTTTGTAGCGGCTGTGAGCATAGGTGATACACTATGTGTAGACTTCATGGAGAAAAGGCGAGAAGCGCTCTCTTTTGTATCATCCAAGCACGGCAACGAGCAGCAACCTTACCGGTTCAGCAATGGAGCTTTGGTCTTTGTTAAAGTCTATTGGTCAACCATCGTCGAGGGTTGACCATTGGGTCTGTAATCACTGAAAGAAAAGAAAGATATCATTATTGTCAGTTTTGAAGTTTTTGATCTTTACCCCCTAAATTTTGGAGTGAAGTGCACTGTAGGTCCTTAAACTATTTCAGGGGTGTCACATAGGTTCTCAAACTATGAAAATCGTCATTTAAGTCCTCGAAGTACAGTAAGTGTGTCATCCAGGTCCAAAATCTCACTAACCCCCTCTAAATGGCCAGCTGGCATGGTGAACAgtgtgaaaaataaaaaaatatgaacaaaaaaatctgaaaatcttTGGCATCAAAGATACCCCTGGTGCGTGAATagtaaaaatgttcattaattcaaaaaaatgttcgcaaatatgggaaaaatattcgcgactttaaaaaagttcacaaacaataaatttgaaaatatgttcgtGAACCACAAATATTGTTCGTGGGTATGGAAAAAATGTTCGCGAACCACAAAAATTCCTGACTTTAAAAAATGTTAGTGAACTTTTTATTAAAGTCGCAAATATTTTTTCcgaattcatcgttcgcgaacattttattaaagtcacgaatattttttccaaattcatcgttcgcaaacatttttttaaagtcatgaatattttttccaaattcatcgttcgcaaactttttttaaactcgcaaatatttttcccaaattcatcgttcgccaacatttttttaaagtcgtgaatattttttccaaattcatcgtttgcgaactttttttaaactcacgaatatttttttaaagtcacgaatatttttttccaaattcatcattcgcgaacattttattaaagtcacaaatatttttccaaattcatcgttcgcaaACTTTTTTTGAATTAAAGATATTTTTACTGTTCACGCGCCAGGGTCTCTTCGATGACAGAGGATCTcagttttttatatttttttatatttattctttGTCGTGTACTGTTCATCACGCACAGGAATTCAGGACTGTTTGCCGCGTACTGTTACGGTTACTGTTTATGTGCCAGCTGGCCAGTTAGAGCCTGTCAGGGAGATTTTGGACCTGAATGACACACTTACTGCACTTTGAGGACCTAGAtgacgattttcatagttcgaggacctacgtGACATCCCTGGAATAGTTCAAGGACCTACAGTGCACTTCACTCTAAATTTTAGGGCCTTGTTCTTCTACGCATGCTGAACCTGCTCATCTACACCCCTGAGTACAGATACCTTCGACGGGGTCTAGACTCCAAAGGCCAACAATGGGTATGAGAGGGCTATCATGGAAACGGTAGGTGTGGAGACCCCCCTCCTTCCCCTTGGGTCCGACGACTAGACAAGGAAGATGCTCGGGGTGGCCTTTTGTTCATAAGAGGAATTTTCTGTCGCACAAGGGAAGCACATCATGCAGGAGGCGCAAAGGAGCAGTGGCAAAATTATATCACTATACTGCACTTGCATACATAacaatgtctaggtaccacaatgGAGTGAGTACCACTGTGGGGCCCCATTTCGAGGCCAACCCACATCAAGACTCCACCATGTTGTTCACACTCAATGATGGAGAATTATAAAGCAAGAGATGAGTCATTCATGACGTAGCCAAGGAAGCACTTGTATACATACCAAACACACTGAGGGCAAGCACATCAAACAATCAAACTGTATTTATGTTGCCTTTTCATTTGTCCATGATTATTATTAGAAACACAATTTAAtaccaagtaccgaacatacacaCATTTCAACTCGCAACACATATTTGACAACGCAAGAAGGGAAAACAATCATGACAATAGTTCCATTTATATACTAGAATTTTCTACACGTATACTTACCTAATCGTATACTCAAATCAATATTAAGATATTTTTTAGATTATATACTTTGGAGATATCTATCATAAATGTATATAAATTTAAGTATTCAAAATATAAGAAAGAAATTTTGCTACAAAATTTAGTCTAACTTCGGCACAACATAAATGTAGTGTTCAATGACATAATTACACGTTGTAAAAAAGAACACTAAAACTGATATAATAGAACCTTTGTTATGTGGACAATACCAAATAAATAATACTAGAAACTTATACTTGTTCAAACATGGTAAAAATAAGTTCTAGAAGTATAAAAATTTAATATAAGTTCAaatttattttaattatttactATGCCTAGTTATGATTAAAATAGCCTTGTACAGTGAATTCCATTTCAAAAATGAAGAAGACTAACATCACTTTATTTCTTGATGAAATAATTTTGACGCAGAGGAGATTATGCTTTCAACAAAAGTACGGATGATGGATGAAACTCGGACTCTGGGCAATATCTAGTTTCTTAAGGGTTGAATTTGTATTATAACAGTAGAGGTTTCCGAGGAAACAACAGTTTCCAAATATGTGTGGCAACAAGAGACGTGAGGTTTAACCTGGGTTCAGGCTAACCAACGTCCTACTTTCGATACTATTCCTGTTGACGAAATTTTGGACCCTAGGGTTGTGTAAATGTTGAATGTATATAGTTTCTGATAATGCGTGCAAAATATGTGTTGTTTTCTAATAAGGTGTTATACTTTTGAGCACATAACCATCTTATCACATACAGAAACGCAATAATCAAACACTTAGGACATGAATATTTGCAGTATATTTACTTCACTAGTTTCTACAATATTTCTGAAACCCGGGACCTTTCAAGAAACACCAGCAGGTAATCAAAGATTTAGGATGTTCATCATTTGAAGCCTGCAAGAAGATACTTTAGGTTATTTACCCTATTCTCCCCTGGAGACAACACCACTAATGTGTTTCTCAACCaatagtggtagaccttgaggtggtctccaaaccctcacaaacttttcgggGCTAATCACCATGAATGACTCCTCTCTGAAGAACTCCTATCGCCTAGGAGTCTCCAGCCTTCAGGAGTAACAAGATAAAGGCAAAATACTCAAGACTTCCTCAAATCATGATTTTCTTTGGTTATAAGAGGGAtggggagtggatctatcacttgattggataGTCTCTCTAGACTCACAAAAGCCTTCGGGATCTAAAATTTGAGGATGAAGAGTGTGAAGGAGCAGTTAGGGTTCTTGGGTATACATCAAATGAAGTGGTCAACCCTCTGGGAGAGGGGTATAGCAACACCAACAATATGACCGTTGGGAAAAAATGTGCAATTTCGGCCAGCCCACATACGGGCCCAGGCGCCCctgttttttccattttttctttctttttgtttctattttttgtgtcatgaaaaaatgttcagtatttttcaaaaatttcaaaatataAAACATGTTTCAATTTCGAAAAATGCACAGAAATTTATAACTGTTCCTAGTTCGAAAAAATTGTTCATCAATTTAAATTATCCAATGATTtcgaaaaaaatcatgaatttgaaatatATTAAAGAATGTTCATGTGTCCAAAAAATATTCACTAATTTAAAAAATCTatcaaattgcaaaattcatgtgTTCAACAATGTTCGTAAATATACAAAATATCACAAAACATGTATCCATCAAAAACGATTTCTCATTCGAAAAAAGttggaacatttttaaaaaatcatgaatatccaaaaatgttgagatgcATTTGAAAAATCGCTACGAATTTCAAAAACTTTTTGTCAATTCAAAAAATCTTTGCACATTTCAAGTATTCTTCCCATATGTGGAAAAATATTTTcctattcaaaaattgttcattaaTTAATGAATGTGCATGAATATCAAAAATAGttctgaatttcaaaaaatgttcattaataAAAAATAATGTTAAAAGTTTCATGTGTACAAATAACATACATTATCTTTAGAAAATTTCCGAGTTTCTAAGAATGTTTTTTAGTTAAAAGTAATTCCTGAATGTCAAAATATGTTTGTAGATTTGTAATAAAAcaaatcatgaatttcaaaaacAAATATTCacatgactttaaaaaaatgttcactggTTCAAATAATATTTCTAAACTTCATCTTGGATTTGTTAAACACATCTCCAGTTAAAAAGTATTCATGAAATAAAAAAAAGTTGCATCGATTGCGTAAAATATTTCTGAATTTCAAAACAATGTTAACAAATTAAAAATAGTGTGATAATTTTTAATGACTACAGAAAAAATACTTTTAAAATGTTCTAAAATAAAAAAATCTTAGATTTTAAAATATGTTCCAAAATTACAACAAATGTTCAAacttatttcaaaaaatattctcatTTGAAAAATGGTCATGAGCTTCAGgaaatgttcataaattcaaataaTTTTAGCAAATTTAGGAAAAAATTCAAATGTTTCTAAAATATATGTCCATTCAATAAATGTGTATGAATTCAAATAATATGCACAAATTTCAAAAGatattcatgatttaaaaaatattcatgaatttcaaaaattatTCCGGATTTTAGAAGTTCACGAAATTagaaaaattaaaaccaaaattaaataaaaaggaaaagaaaaaagccAAAAAAACAGGCAGAAAAAATACTTCGAAAACGAGAAACAGCTCATGAAATCGATGGAAACTAGGGAAGAACATAGAACAGGCAGAATGGACAGGCCCACTACCGCGGGCACAGGTGCGCATTTGGTGGCTATCCCCTGCCTGTGCGGGGAATATTCCCGTTAACGGAATTTTGGACTCCGGGGTTGTGTAGATGCTAAATGTATAGTTTCTGATAATGCCAGCAGAATATGTGTGGCTTTGTGATAAGGTGTCAAATGGTCTGTGATACTATTGAGCACATAAGCATCTTATCACATACAGTAAAACAACAATCAAACACTTGGGGCATGAATATTTGCACCTGCTAGTATATTTACTTCACTAGTTTATACAATATCGTTGAAACTAGGACCTTGAAGAAGCAGCGGCCTGCAATCAAAGATTTAGGATGTTCGTCATTTGAAGCCTGCAAGAAGATACCTTAGGTTGTTTATTATTACTTGGCGCATCAAAATATTTTGTGTCTTTCTCCACCTCTGCATAATATGGTTCTTATTTGCACTCTCCTTCGATGGCCACCGACATCGGCGATGAATATTCATTACCAATGATCGTAAGTAAGGCAAAATAAATTTGTTTGTATCACGTTATTGAGTTTAATGTTAGTTGTATAGATGGACATACAAATTTCTGACCTGACCTGTGAAACGAAGAAAACAAGTCCGAGACGCAGTGGTGGGGCAACTACATCCTGACGACGCCTGTGTCCTCTGAACAGGATACAGTCTATGTATGCAAAAGGAAAGGGAACATCCGTCCGGAcaaaaatatgtactccctcc carries:
- the LOC123175858 gene encoding uncharacterized protein codes for the protein MRTEKRRPASKSAVNPDPGRTAARILGQTNRYNLVRASTLTCRGMFGIQINFCGSDNIACSTIQNNGGYLSLSYPARGISAMGCLIEIDIKIKGKDVDKDLSIIDGSVKAFGQFDSRTANHVDNVNGKIIFKTYVVRKGVEATIDLEFVEVPIGGFNVRMRGKTVRGKAVYSFITECCDDDSFIASPGKHNKKFVAAVSIGDTLCVDFMEKRREALSFVSSKHGNEQQPYRFSNGALVFVKVYWSTIVEG